The Pan troglodytes isolate AG18354 chromosome 1, NHGRI_mPanTro3-v2.0_pri, whole genome shotgun sequence genome includes a region encoding these proteins:
- the BLACAT1 gene encoding bladder cancer associated transcript 1, giving the protein MPQFTFACFCGLHGFCKMKRKKEEVHRERETVV; this is encoded by the coding sequence ATGCCCCAGTTCACTTTCGCCTGCTTCTGTGGTCTCCACGGCTTCTGcaaaatgaagaggaagaaggaggaagttCACAGAGAGCGGGAGACGGTGGTGTGA